In Chrysemys picta bellii isolate R12L10 chromosome 3, ASM1138683v2, whole genome shotgun sequence, a single genomic region encodes these proteins:
- the LOC135982448 gene encoding general transcription factor II-I repeat domain-containing protein 2A-like, with protein sequence MAKRKIDSENRGFQSRWENEYMFTEIAGKPVCLLCGSNIAVMKEYNLRRHYETKHENKFKNLSAGQKLQKVEELKKNLTSQQTFFTKAKSQSEAAVKASFIVAEEIAKSGRPFTEGEFVKNCMMKVCDVLCPNKTRAFANVSLSRNTVANRVCEMATDLKTQLIERAKDFVAFSLAVDETTDATDTAQLAIFIRGVDSNLCVTEEILDIKSMHGTTKGEDIFGNVFQSVTDMKLPWEKLVGLTTDGAPAMCGEKNGLVGRMRSKMREENCAGELTVYHCIIHQESLSAKVLKMDHVMNTVTQTVNFIRAHGLNHRQFQSFLREIDSEFGDMPYHTEVRWLSRGKVLKRHFELREEICQFMDSKGKDCTVLRDEKWKCELAFLADITSHLSALNLQLQGREHIITDMHDAVKAFQVKLRLWETQMHQCNLSHFPCCQVIRNQESATVFPNATFAEKLSALRTEFARRFSDFEAQKSNFELLRNPFAVDVETAPVEMQMELIELQCNGTLKAKYDTAGPAQFTRFIPEAMPQLRQHAARILSMFGSTYLCEQLFSVMKINKTSHRSRLTDEHLQSILRIFTTQNLTPNINELVAKKRLQVSGSD encoded by the coding sequence atggccaagagaaaaattgattctgaaaaccgaggctttcaaagccggtgggagaatgagtatatgtttactgaaattgcaggtaaaccagtgtgtctcctttgcgggagtaatatcgctgtaatgaaggagtataacctaagacggcactacgagacgaaacatgagaacaaattcaaaaacctgagcgcaggacagaagctacaaaaggtagaggagttgaagaagaatttgacatcccagcagacgtttttcaccaaagcaaaatcacaaagtgaagctgctgtgaaagcaagtttcattgtggccgaagagatcgccaaatcaggacggccgtttaccgagggggaattcgtaaagaattgtatgatgaaagtgtgcgacgtcctttgtccaaataaaacgcgagcgtttgcaaatgtaagcctcagcagaaacactgttgctaatcgggtttgtgagatggcgactgatttgaaaacacagttgattgaaagagcaaaagattttgttgcattctcccttgccgtggatgaaactactgacgcgactgacactgcacagctggcgatatttatccgtggtgtggattccaatttgtgcgtaacagaggaaatactggacattaaatcgatgcacgggacaacgaaaggagaagacatctttggaaatgtatttcaaagtgtaaccgacatgaaactgccgtgggaaaaactcgttggacttacaacagatggcgcacctgctatgtgtggtgaaaaaaatggactggtgggaaggatgcgctcaaagatgcgggaggagaactgtgccggtgagttgacagtgtatcactgcatcatacaccaggaatcgctgagtgctaaagtcctaaaaatggatcatgtgatgaacactgtaacacaaaccgtcaactttatcagagcccacggtttaaatcaccgccaattccagtcttttctgcgggaaatagatagcgagtttggcgatatgccatatcatacggaggtccggtggctaagtcggggaaaagttctcaaaagacactttgagctgcgagaggaaatctgccagttcatggacagtaaggggaaagactgcacagttctgcgggatgaaaagtggaaatgtgagttggcgttcctggctgacataacgtcgcatcttagtgctttaaaccttcaactccagggacgggagcacataataaccgatatgcatgatgcagtgaaggcatttcaagtgaagctgcgcttatgggagacacaaatgcaccaatgcaacttgtctcactttccctgttgccaagtaatacggaaccaagaaagtgccacagttttcccaaatgccacctttgctgaaaaactcagcgcgctgcgcactgagttcgcacggcgcttcagtgactttgaggcacagaaaagtaacttcgagctgcttcgcaacccatttgcagtcgatgtggaaaccgcacctgtagaaatgcagatggagctgatagaactgcaatgtaacgggacactgaaggcaaagtacgacactgcggggccagcacagttcactcgcttcattcctgaagcgatgccgcagctccgccaacatgcggctcgaatcctgtccatgtttggcagcacatatctgtgcgagcagctgttctctgtgatgaaaattaacaaaacgtcacacaggagtcgcctcactgatgaacacctgcaatcgatcctgagaatcttcacaacacagaacctaaccccaaacataaacgaacttgttgcaaagaaaagactccaagtatcaggctctgactaa